DNA sequence from the Salifodinibacter halophilus genome:
TCCCGCCAGCACCGCCGTTCTCGGCATGGCCGGCCTGGTCGCCGGATCGACCGGCGCCGCACTGACGGCCATCGCTATCATCTTTGAGATAACGCGCGACTATCACATCATCATCCCCATGATCGTCGTGGTCTCGATCGCCTTCGGCGTCCGCCACGCGCTATTGGCAGATACCATCTATAGTTTCAAGCTCACGCGTCGCGGCCATCCGGTGCCCGACTCACTGGATACCAACATCTTCATGCTGCATACCGCAGCTGAGCTCTACGACCCAAACGTCGCGTGCGTTGGCCACACCCGCGGCATGGCCGAAATCCGACGCCGGTTTAAACGCTTCGGGCGTCAGATGCCGTATGTGTTGGTGCTCGGCCCAGACCACGACATTCAATCGATTTTCTCCGCCCGCCGGCGTTTTCGATTCACCGGCCGCGGCGGTATACATCACTGGTCCGACGAACACAGAGACACCGAATACATCGTCGTGGCACACGACGACCTGATGTTCGATGTGGTCGGCCGGCTCCGCGCCGCAGAGTGCGAAGCCGCGCTGGTTACCACTGACGGCACTATAGACGACCCACGCGACGTCCTCGGCGTGATCACCATGTCCGACATCGCTCGCTCATCGCGCTTGGCACGCCAAATGGAGCTCCTTCGTGGCCACGAAAGTTCCCCGTAAAACCACGACGGTATGATGTTGGAGCGGCACTGCGTGCCGCTCTTCTCGGCGTAAGAAAGGTGATGCACCCGGCACCCCTAAGCACACCGTTTTGGCTCCATAAAACGCCAAATATCAGCGCGCTAGACGCTCGCGCACCGAATGCCTGGCATCGCCGAGCTGTGCGCGCCGCGGTGTGCTTTTAAGCACACCGCAGCCACCTATGCCTATTCGGCGAGCGCGCCGAGGCCACCTAGCATTTCGTTATCATCTAACTCGCCCGCGAGATTGAGCGCCCCCACGATCGCCTTGATCGAAGCGCTGACCGTATCGCTGTCTTCGGCGACCGCCGGAATCCGCAACGTATCTTTTTTAAGATGCACAAACGCGATCGCGTCAGCATCCGAGCCGGCTGACAGCGCATGTTCACTGTAGTCGGCCACGGCCACATTCTGACCCGTGTACGTATTCCAGGCATTGACGAATGCCGACATCACGCCATTGCCGACGCCGGTCAAGGTTAAGCGTTCTCCACGATCGGTAAGCGTTACCGACAACTGCTGACCATCAACACTGCGTGTGACGTTGTAATCGACCAACGCCATTGGCGCGGCGCGACAGAAGTTTTCAAATAACAGATCGTGGATCCGGCTACTGGACAACTCGCTTGCTGAGGCTTCACTGGCTGTTTGCACATGCGGCGCCAGCGCCAACATCATCCAACGCGGCAGGTTGATGCCGTAATCGCGCTCCAACAGAAACGCCATACCGCCCTTGCCGGACTGACTATTCACGCGGATGACCGCCTGATAATCGCGGCCAATATCGCGTGGATCGATCGCTAGATACGCGACCTGCCACGGCTCATCGTCACCCTGTTTACGCAACGATTTGCGGATGGCGTCCTGGTGACTGCCGGAAAAGGCTGTATAAACCAGCTCGCCGACCCAAGGGTGGCGCGGGTGCAAAGGAATGCCGGTGCACTCGTGCACCACCTTGATGATTGCGTCCGGATCCGACAAATCCAGCTCGGGATCCACCCCCATGCTGTAAAGATTCATCGCCAGCACAACGATGTCCATGTTGCCCGTGCGCTCGCCATTGCCCAACAGACAACCCTCGACGCGCTCGGCACCCGCCAGCATGGCCAATTCGGCCGCGGCCAGCGCGCCGCCCCGATCGTTGTGCGTGTGCACAGACACGATCGCCGAATCACGGTTTTTAATGTGCTGGCAGAAATACTCGATCTGATCGGCGTGATGATGCGGCCCGACCTGCTCAACGGTATTCGGCAAATTGAAGATGATCCGGTCATCCGGGCTCGGCTGCCAGATATCCATCACCGCTTCGCAGATACGTACCGAGAAATCCGTCTCGGTCTGCGAGAAGCTTTCCGGTGAGTATTCCAGCCGCCAGTGCACCCCGGGGCGGGCCTCGGCATTTTCCTTGACCCGCGTCACGCCAGCCACGGCAATGTCGATGATGCCGTCCTGATCCATCTCGAACACACGCTCGCGCTGGATCGTCGAAGTCGAGTTGTAGAGATGGATGATGGCCTTATCGACACCGGCCAACGCCTCGAACGTTTTGTCGATCAGCTCATCCCGGGATTGAGTCAGCGCTGCAATGGTCACGTCCGCTGGAATCTGGTCCTCCTCGATCAACCAGCGCACGAAGTCATAGTCAGGCTGGCTGGCCGAGGGGAAACCAATCATGACTTCCTTGACGCCGATATCGACCAGCAATCGCCACATTTTCTGCTTCTGCTCGACCGTCATCGGCTCGAGCAGCGCCTGATTACCATCGCGCAGATCCTCGCTCACCCAGATCGGCGCGCGGGTGATCTCGCGCTCGGGCCAGGTTCGGTTGAAACCGGTCACGCGGGCGGCCGGTTTGTATTTGCGATGGTCGAAACGCGCCATGCCAAACTCCTGATTGTGGGCGTCAACAGGCTATTCACTGCCTGTGAAACACATTATACGCGCGCCAACGCCGCATAAAGTTGCCAATCAATTCTATTAACGCGCCACGTAAAGCAAATTATATCTTTATAATTATTTATATTGAAATTAAATTGCTATAAATATCCATGAACGACAACAGCGTTTCTCTGGACCGTTTTGACCGGCATATCCTCG
Encoded proteins:
- a CDS encoding 2-isopropylmalate synthase, with translation MARFDHRKYKPAARVTGFNRTWPEREITRAPIWVSEDLRDGNQALLEPMTVEQKQKMWRLLVDIGVKEVMIGFPSASQPDYDFVRWLIEEDQIPADVTIAALTQSRDELIDKTFEALAGVDKAIIHLYNSTSTIQRERVFEMDQDGIIDIAVAGVTRVKENAEARPGVHWRLEYSPESFSQTETDFSVRICEAVMDIWQPSPDDRIIFNLPNTVEQVGPHHHADQIEYFCQHIKNRDSAIVSVHTHNDRGGALAAAELAMLAGAERVEGCLLGNGERTGNMDIVVLAMNLYSMGVDPELDLSDPDAIIKVVHECTGIPLHPRHPWVGELVYTAFSGSHQDAIRKSLRKQGDDEPWQVAYLAIDPRDIGRDYQAVIRVNSQSGKGGMAFLLERDYGINLPRWMMLALAPHVQTASEASASELSSSRIHDLLFENFCRAAPMALVDYNVTRSVDGQQLSVTLTDRGERLTLTGVGNGVMSAFVNAWNTYTGQNVAVADYSEHALSAGSDADAIAFVHLKKDTLRIPAVAEDSDTVSASIKAIVGALNLAGELDDNEMLGGLGALAE